In the genome of Deinococcus sp. KSM4-11, one region contains:
- a CDS encoding carbohydrate ABC transporter permease, whose amino-acid sequence MSDRANLTSSSPPRSAWSYARFQQRLAPYVFTSPFFILFLIFGLFPLGFSLFLAFHLWNPLDGLGNWKFVGWENFALALGPSDQFWVALKHTIWIGLLSGIPQHLVALPLAFVIHQFLRRWQSAVSTVLFLPYITNAVAITIVFGMLYSEHLGLLNYLLHLVGLGPVRWLALPQLVPYSVAAVVFWRYVGWNVILYLSGLQAISEDVYEAATVDGASPWQKFWYITLPLLRPMMFYAFTLTIVGNMQLFEEPFIMTGQGGGSGGAALTSAMHIFNTAFRDLDMGYASAMSWLLFLAIFVLSMVNNYLFSRDGGRDV is encoded by the coding sequence ATGTCAGACCGCGCCAACCTCACGTCCAGTTCCCCCCCACGATCCGCCTGGAGCTACGCCCGGTTCCAGCAGCGCCTCGCGCCGTACGTGTTCACCAGTCCCTTTTTCATCCTGTTCCTGATCTTCGGGCTGTTCCCGCTGGGCTTCAGCCTGTTCCTGGCCTTTCACCTGTGGAATCCCCTGGACGGCCTGGGCAACTGGAAGTTCGTCGGCTGGGAGAACTTTGCGCTCGCCCTAGGCCCAAGCGACCAGTTCTGGGTGGCCCTGAAGCACACCATCTGGATCGGCCTGCTGTCCGGCATTCCGCAGCACCTCGTGGCGCTCCCGCTCGCCTTCGTGATCCACCAGTTCCTGCGGCGCTGGCAGAGCGCGGTCAGCACCGTGCTGTTCCTGCCGTACATCACCAACGCGGTCGCCATCACCATCGTGTTCGGCATGCTATATTCCGAGCACCTGGGCCTGCTGAACTACCTGCTGCACCTCGTGGGCCTCGGGCCGGTGCGCTGGCTGGCCCTGCCGCAGCTGGTGCCGTACTCGGTCGCGGCGGTGGTGTTCTGGCGCTACGTGGGCTGGAACGTGATCCTGTACCTCTCGGGCCTCCAAGCCATCAGTGAGGACGTGTACGAGGCTGCCACGGTCGACGGTGCGAGCCCGTGGCAGAAGTTCTGGTACATCACGCTGCCGCTGCTGCGGCCCATGATGTTCTACGCGTTCACCCTGACCATCGTCGGAAACATGCAGCTGTTCGAGGAACCCTTCATCATGACCGGCCAGGGCGGCGGCAGCGGCGGCGCGGCCCTGACGAGCGCCATGCACATCTTCAACACGGCCTTCCGCGACCTCGACATGGGCTACGCCTCGGCCATGAGCTGGCTGCTGTTCCTGGCGATCTTCGTCCTGAGCATGGTCAACAACTACCTCTTCTCCCGGGACGGAGGGCGCGACGTATGA
- a CDS encoding carbohydrate ABC transporter permease, with product MTTQPLNTPPLDTPAAPPRPPRRALRLPVGRAALWLFVGLACFLSVVPFYLMFVWASLPTDQIFLVPPHLWFGGAVVENFHKMMNATSGMALRQFWNSLYISMLSTATTLFFCSLAGFAFAMYEFKGKAYLFGFILLTMLIPPLVMDIPSFLVMNNFLHWIGTPKTLWVPGMANAFGIFLMRQYIMSALPKSLIEAARLDGATEFGIFTKVVVPLIRPILATLGVVTFVGSWNNFKGALIMKLSEDNTMTLPLSLRKITGGATNINADWGATLMMVVLTVIPLLIIFLFASRQVISGLTSGAVKD from the coding sequence ATGACCACCCAGCCGCTGAACACGCCCCCACTCGACACCCCGGCCGCTCCACCCCGGCCGCCCCGGCGCGCCCTGCGCCTGCCGGTCGGCCGCGCCGCCCTGTGGCTGTTCGTGGGCCTCGCCTGCTTCCTGTCGGTGGTGCCCTTCTACCTGATGTTCGTGTGGGCGTCCCTGCCCACGGATCAGATCTTCCTGGTGCCGCCGCACCTGTGGTTCGGGGGCGCCGTCGTCGAGAACTTCCACAAGATGATGAACGCGACCTCCGGCATGGCCCTGCGGCAGTTCTGGAACTCGCTGTACATCTCGATGCTCTCGACGGCGACCACGCTGTTCTTCTGCTCACTGGCGGGCTTCGCGTTCGCCATGTACGAGTTCAAGGGCAAGGCGTACCTGTTCGGCTTCATCCTGCTCACCATGCTGATCCCTCCGCTGGTCATGGACATCCCCAGCTTCCTGGTCATGAACAACTTCCTGCACTGGATCGGCACGCCCAAGACGCTGTGGGTACCGGGCATGGCGAACGCCTTCGGGATCTTCCTGATGCGGCAGTACATCATGTCCGCCCTGCCCAAGTCGCTGATCGAGGCCGCGCGGCTCGACGGCGCGACCGAGTTCGGCATCTTCACCAAGGTGGTCGTGCCGCTGATCCGCCCGATCCTGGCGACCCTGGGCGTGGTGACCTTCGTGGGCTCGTGGAACAACTTCAAGGGCGCGCTGATCATGAAACTCAGCGAGGACAACACCATGACGCTGCCGCTGTCGCTGCGCAAGATCACGGGCGGCGCCACGAACATCAACGCCGACTGGGGCGCCACGCTGATGATGGTCGTCCTGACGGTGATCCCGCTGCTGATCATCTTCCTGTTCGCCAGCCGACAGGTCATCTCCGGCCTGACCAGCGGCGCGGTCAAGGACTGA